A genomic stretch from Candidatus Saganbacteria bacterium includes:
- a CDS encoding type II toxin-antitoxin system HicB family antitoxin, whose protein sequence is MINNFTAVFETTEDWFLGYVEELPGANTQGKTLDDARENLKEAIALILESNRELAERDIVGKKVVKEEIGVNV, encoded by the coding sequence ATGATAAATAATTTTACGGCGGTTTTTGAAACAACGGAAGATTGGTTTCTCGGATATGTGGAAGAACTGCCTGGAGCCAATACCCAGGGTAAAACATTGGATGACGCCAGGGAAAATTTAAAAGAAGCAATTGCACTTATTTTAGAATCAAATCGTGAACTTGCGGAAAGAGATATTGTAGGAAAGAAAGTGGTAAAAGAGGAAATCGGAGTTAATGTTTAA
- a CDS encoding arginine--tRNA ligase has product MREKLAKLVKDSASKLVSPSLLPEVDISIPQERYGDFATNIVLKLAPIVNKPIFEIASFIAADLSTNNTFEKVEAARNGFINFKLNIKFLQDILFEIIDKDHQYGRSNFGQNQKVLVEFVSANPTGPLHVGHGRWAVIGDDIASLLEAIGYTVEREFYVNDVGNQIDKLELSVKARINGTEIPEGGYGGDYVNRILEDPAIASASAGKQDIRRIILKIMLNEQKASLEKLGVKFDRFFSEETLHKNNKVKDAILKLKMHGVTFEEEGALWFKSQELGDDKNRVLIRANGETTYFAADIAYHADKYERGFDYMIDVWGADHHGYIPRLKAAIQSLGLQVSKFEVIIGQLVSLFRGKEPVRMSKRTGDMVTLNEVVDEVGRDATRFFMTMTSVNSHLNFDLELAKAQASDNPVYYVQYAHARISSIIKEFNDKKTFYECAPNLSKLTHGSERKLMRKLLDYPDEILAAAKRREPHILIEYSKNLAQNFHNFYHQCRVITEDRKLSYSRLTLVSATRIVLRNVLELLKVSAPERM; this is encoded by the coding sequence ATGAGGGAGAAACTAGCTAAATTAGTCAAAGATTCGGCATCAAAGCTTGTTTCTCCCTCTCTTTTGCCCGAAGTAGACATTTCGATCCCTCAAGAACGCTACGGAGATTTTGCGACAAATATAGTGCTAAAGTTGGCGCCCATTGTCAACAAACCGATCTTTGAGATCGCGTCTTTTATCGCCGCTGATCTATCTACCAATAATACCTTTGAAAAAGTTGAAGCGGCCAGGAACGGGTTTATAAATTTCAAATTAAACATAAAGTTCCTGCAAGATATTCTATTTGAAATAATTGATAAAGACCATCAATATGGACGATCCAATTTTGGCCAGAACCAAAAAGTGCTTGTAGAATTTGTGTCGGCCAATCCTACCGGCCCTTTGCATGTGGGTCATGGCAGGTGGGCGGTGATCGGAGACGATATTGCTAGCCTTCTAGAAGCTATCGGGTATACAGTTGAGCGCGAATTTTATGTGAACGATGTCGGCAACCAAATAGATAAGCTGGAGCTATCGGTCAAGGCGCGTATCAATGGTACAGAGATCCCCGAGGGTGGGTATGGCGGAGATTATGTAAACAGGATATTAGAAGATCCCGCCATAGCCTCGGCTTCGGCGGGCAAGCAGGACATCAGAAGAATAATATTAAAGATAATGCTTAATGAACAGAAGGCATCACTCGAGAAGCTTGGTGTCAAATTCGATCGATTCTTCTCCGAAGAAACACTCCATAAGAACAATAAAGTAAAAGATGCTATTTTGAAATTGAAAATGCATGGTGTGACTTTTGAGGAAGAGGGTGCCTTGTGGTTTAAATCCCAAGAGCTGGGCGATGATAAGAATCGTGTTTTGATCAGGGCGAATGGCGAAACAACATATTTTGCGGCCGATATTGCGTATCATGCCGACAAATATGAAAGAGGTTTTGACTATATGATAGATGTATGGGGCGCGGACCACCACGGCTACATTCCTCGTTTGAAAGCGGCGATCCAATCCCTTGGCCTACAGGTATCGAAATTCGAAGTGATAATCGGACAGCTTGTTTCCCTCTTTCGCGGGAAAGAGCCTGTCAGAATGTCGAAGAGAACCGGGGACATGGTGACTTTAAATGAAGTAGTCGACGAAGTCGGGCGTGATGCTACAAGATTTTTTATGACCATGACATCGGTCAACTCGCATTTGAATTTTGATCTCGAACTTGCAAAAGCGCAAGCCTCTGACAATCCCGTATATTACGTCCAATATGCCCATGCGAGGATCTCAAGCATAATAAAAGAATTCAATGATAAAAAAACTTTTTATGAATGCGCTCCAAATCTATCGAAGCTAACGCACGGATCCGAAAGAAAACTCATGAGGAAGCTGCTTGATTATCCGGACGAGATCCTGGCTGCGGCAAAGCGTCGCGAGCCTCATATATTGATCGAATATTCGAAAAATCTTGCGCAAAACTTCCATAATTTTTATCATCAATGCAGAGTGATAACCGAAGATAGAAAGCTTTCGTATTCTAGGCTTACCCTTGTTTCTGCCACTCGAATAGTACTTCGCAATGTGTTAGAATTATTAAAAGTTTCGGCTCCGGAGAGGATGTAG
- a CDS encoding YtxH domain-containing protein, which yields MVGKLLKGILGWGIIGFVAGLLFAPEKGEDARKKVSEAIEKGKEKFNEVKSSFDKSKEN from the coding sequence ATAGTGGGCAAGCTGTTAAAGGGGATATTGGGATGGGGGATAATAGGTTTTGTAGCAGGGCTTCTTTTTGCTCCAGAAAAAGGCGAAGATGCCAGAAAGAAAGTATCCGAAGCAATTGAGAAAGGCAAAGAAAAATTCAATGAAGTAAAATCCAGCTTCGATAAGTCAAAAGAGAATTAA